The following coding sequences lie in one Crassostrea angulata isolate pt1a10 chromosome 10, ASM2561291v2, whole genome shotgun sequence genomic window:
- the LOC128167056 gene encoding uncharacterized protein LOC128167056: MMGKLYCCATNCHNYSGKSVNNRKVTLHRFPVNKRHKGIWKNRICRKNWKPTSCSRLCSEHFVSLSGPTKEHPLPSIFHHKVFKTTNFDHTPEVLKEVVDNQQEHIKDGSGSETSQSDSAETSSFKVNSNQSVLDTSILLHDYCGYIDTSTLSQPKNKFTQTDVLQNKSVGIQKSESYSDVSENNDVSSNITCDKTTSTTFIPFLTIEDIKQDISFYTGLPNKETFYLLFEHLSVYYKCEVSDVLGGRPRKLREVDEFLMVLMRLRLGLLIQDLAQRFNISPSTCSKIFNEWLNLMYEHLEFLVAWPDRNVIKENMPDSFKRRYPNCRVIIDCTEIYTETPQSLSNKGRMYSDY, translated from the exons ATGATGGGGAAATTATATTGCTGTGCTACAAACTGTCATAATTACAGCGGGAAAAGTGTTAACAACCGAAAGGTGACTTTGCATAGATTTCCTGTCAATAAAAGACACAAAGGTATATGGAAAAATCGTATCTGCCGCAAGAACTGGAAACCAACGAGTTGTTCAAGACTGTGTTCCGAGCATTTCGTCTCTCTCTCTGGTCCCACAAAGGAACACCCATTGCCATCTATCTTTCACCACAAAGTATTTAAGACTACAAAC TTTGACCACACACCAGAAGTTTTGAAAGAAGTAGTCGATAATCAACAAGAACATATTAAAGATGGGTCAGGTTCAGAGACTTCGCAGTCAGATTCTGCTGAAACATCGAGCTTCAAAGTTAATTCAAACCAATCAGTGTTGGACACATCGATACTATTGCATGATTACTGTGGCTACATTGACACATCAACCTTATCCCAGCCGAAGAATAAATTCACACAAACTGATGTTCTACAGAATAAAAGTGTTGGGATTCAGAAAAGTGAAAGTTACAGTGATGTTTCTGAAAATAATGATGTTTCTTCAAATATTACATGTGATAAAACAACAAGTACAACCTTTATACCCTTTTTAACCATCGAGGACATAAAACAGGACATCTCATTTTACACTGGTTTACCTAACAAAGAAaccttttatttattgtttgaaCACCTATCCGTCTATTATAAATGTGAAGTTTCTGACGTTCTCGGAGGAAGACCAAGAAAACTAAGAGAAGTTGATGAATTTTTGATGGTTTTAATGCGTTTAAGACTAGGACTCTTAATTCAAGATTTGGCTCAAAGATTCAACATATCTCCATCAACCTgcagtaaaatatttaatgaatggCTAAACTTGATGTATGAACATCTAGAATTTTTAGTAGCATGGCCAGACCGAAatgtcatcaaagaaaatatgccCGACAGCTTTAAACGAAGATACCCAAATTGCCGTGTCATAATAGACTGCACGGAGATCTACACGGAAACACCTCAATCATTATCCAACAAAGGAAGAATGTATTCAGACTATTAA